A region of Calditrichota bacterium DNA encodes the following proteins:
- a CDS encoding extracellular solute-binding protein — protein sequence MRHLFCQKVLLVLVLAIGLGVPLSDGLASKTVLRVANWAGARELKLERRIAAEFMKRHPEVVVSVETIPSGYKEKILTGIASGTPPDVFLLDATIIPAFLNQNVLVDLMPYVKKHGIDLSVYFPNVLKIAERDSSLFALPKDFTPMVMYYNKRLFDAAGLSYPAPGWTWEDYLKLSQKLTKDFDGDGRIDQFGTVVSDRLYLWIPWVWSNGGDVLNPKGTRAAGYFNSPETEQALQFLIDLRTKYHVAPFGSYLTAVGGTGALFYTGKIGMMESGHWWIPTLKKYLDSGKLSIGVAPLPVPKGGRHVTVMYESGWCVPKVSRHREWAVRLAIFLAGEEAARIRSESGIAIPAIRRVAKEQAEEDPYGIEQVFLNDVQYARMPWGSRVEPFSQIETIARDAVDQVMIGHQPLHTTFTRAAEKMDQTLARSKRLRTARLPNTGHATVQTFLWSTLLALLILILVHLLSTRKQERRHLFQGYIFLGPSLIILLVFVAVPLLFSLYLSFHQWNVISPEKPFVGFANFAALFRDALFWKAMKNTALFTLQVPVGMAVALFVAILMNQRLKGIHFFRTIFFLPSVSSFVAVALVWQWLYQPQYGLVNFILKQIGFGPVPWLSSPRTALLSIMIMTVWMGIGYQMVIFLAGLQGIPEYLYEAAIIDGASPWQRFWAVTLPLLKPTTFFVLITSVIGSFQVFTSVYVMTQGGPNRATDVVVYHIYQNAWEYLRMGYASAMSWVLFVVILIATVLQFKVVGKDLNY from the coding sequence ATGCGTCATTTATTCTGTCAAAAAGTCCTTTTAGTTCTTGTGCTGGCCATTGGACTGGGCGTTCCCCTTTCCGATGGTTTGGCGTCCAAAACGGTTCTTCGTGTGGCCAACTGGGCCGGCGCACGGGAATTGAAGCTGGAACGCCGTATCGCCGCCGAGTTCATGAAGCGCCACCCGGAAGTGGTGGTTTCAGTTGAGACGATTCCTTCCGGCTACAAGGAAAAGATCCTCACGGGAATTGCTTCCGGAACCCCTCCGGATGTTTTCCTTCTGGATGCTACGATTATTCCTGCTTTCTTAAACCAGAATGTGTTGGTCGATCTCATGCCGTATGTTAAAAAACACGGGATCGATTTGTCCGTTTATTTTCCCAATGTCCTGAAAATAGCCGAGCGGGATTCGTCTCTTTTTGCTTTACCGAAGGATTTCACCCCGATGGTCATGTACTACAACAAGCGTCTCTTCGATGCCGCCGGGCTGTCTTACCCGGCCCCGGGCTGGACCTGGGAGGACTACCTGAAACTTTCGCAAAAACTCACAAAGGATTTTGACGGTGACGGGCGGATTGATCAGTTCGGTACAGTGGTTTCCGACCGTCTCTACCTCTGGATTCCCTGGGTGTGGAGCAACGGGGGCGATGTATTGAATCCCAAGGGTACACGGGCGGCGGGTTATTTTAATTCCCCCGAAACGGAACAGGCGCTTCAATTTTTAATCGATCTTCGCACCAAATACCACGTGGCGCCGTTTGGATCGTACCTGACCGCCGTAGGGGGAACGGGCGCCCTTTTTTACACGGGCAAAATTGGCATGATGGAAAGCGGCCACTGGTGGATTCCTACGCTGAAAAAATATCTGGACAGCGGAAAACTTTCCATCGGCGTGGCGCCGCTTCCTGTCCCGAAAGGGGGCAGGCACGTGACGGTGATGTACGAGTCCGGGTGGTGTGTGCCGAAAGTGTCTCGTCATCGGGAGTGGGCGGTGCGGCTGGCCATTTTTTTGGCGGGTGAGGAGGCTGCCCGCATTCGTTCCGAGAGCGGAATTGCCATTCCGGCCATTCGTCGCGTGGCCAAAGAACAGGCAGAAGAAGACCCGTACGGAATTGAGCAGGTCTTTTTAAATGATGTTCAATATGCCCGCATGCCCTGGGGAAGCCGGGTTGAACCCTTCAGTCAGATTGAAACCATCGCCAGGGATGCGGTTGATCAGGTTATGATAGGGCACCAGCCTCTGCATACGACGTTTACGCGTGCTGCTGAAAAAATGGATCAAACACTTGCCCGTTCCAAAAGGCTTCGGACCGCAAGGCTGCCAAACACCGGACATGCCACGGTGCAAACCTTCTTGTGGAGTACTCTGCTCGCCCTGCTGATTCTGATTTTGGTGCATCTATTGTCCACCCGCAAACAGGAACGTCGGCATCTTTTTCAGGGCTACATTTTTCTGGGGCCCTCTTTGATTATTCTGCTTGTTTTTGTTGCCGTACCCCTTCTTTTTTCGCTCTATTTGAGTTTTCACCAGTGGAACGTAATTTCCCCAGAAAAGCCGTTCGTGGGGTTTGCCAATTTTGCAGCTCTTTTTCGCGATGCCCTCTTCTGGAAGGCGATGAAAAACACGGCCCTTTTTACACTTCAGGTTCCGGTGGGGATGGCGGTTGCCCTTTTTGTGGCCATACTGATGAATCAGCGTTTGAAGGGGATTCACTTCTTTCGGACAATTTTCTTTTTACCCAGTGTGTCTTCTTTTGTGGCCGTGGCGCTGGTCTGGCAGTGGCTGTACCAGCCCCAGTACGGACTGGTCAATTTCATTCTAAAACAGATTGGATTTGGCCCGGTTCCCTGGCTTTCCAGTCCCCGGACGGCCCTTCTTTCCATTATGATTATGACCGTCTGGATGGGCATTGGCTACCAGATGGTGATTTTTCTGGCGGGTCTTCAGGGAATCCCCGAGTATTTGTACGAGGCCGCCATCATCGACGGGGCCTCTCCCTGGCAGCGTTTTTGGGCCGTAACGCTCCCGCTTTTGAAACCGACGACCTTTTTCGTTTTAATCACTTCCGTGATCGGTTCGTTTCAGGTGTTTACGTCGGTGTACGTGATGACGCAGGGAGGACCCAACCGCGCCACCGACGTGGTGGTTTACCACATCTACCAGAATGCCTGGGAATACCTGCGTATGGGCTACGCCTCCGCCATGAGCTGGGTCTTGTTTGTGGTAATTTTAATTGCAACGGTACTGCAATTTAAGGTGGTGGGGAAAGACTTAAATTATTGA
- a CDS encoding FAD-dependent oxidoreductase, with product MKRLLILGAGTAGTVMANRLSPVLDPEEWEITIVDQHEEHYYQPGFLFIPFGIYTKADVIKPKRDYIPPGVNFVLSPIEVIEPEKNRVKLAGGKILPYDLLIIATGTKVHPEETEGMKDGGWHQNIFDFYTIEGTLALANFLKYWQGGRMVLNIVEMPIKCPVAPLEFVFLADWWFTEQGIRDKVEIFFVTPLPGAFTKPRAAKYLGNFLEKKNIHLIPDFSVGRVDSTSNKIISYDDKEVDYDLLVTIPTNMGDELIARSNMGDELNFIPTHPNTLQSKNYENIFVLGDATDLPSSKAGSVAHFESEILFENILRAIDGRPLLPEFDGHANCFIESGFGKGILIDFNYDVEPLPGKFPLPGIGPFSLLEETKMNHWGKMLFRWMYWNLLLKGAELPIEAQMNMAGKRK from the coding sequence ATGAAACGTTTGTTGATTCTTGGAGCCGGAACAGCCGGAACGGTCATGGCCAATCGTCTTTCTCCCGTTCTCGATCCCGAAGAGTGGGAAATTACCATTGTTGACCAGCATGAAGAGCATTACTACCAACCCGGTTTCCTGTTTATCCCATTCGGCATTTACACGAAAGCCGACGTGATCAAACCCAAAAGAGATTACATTCCCCCCGGCGTTAATTTTGTGCTTTCTCCCATTGAAGTGATAGAGCCGGAAAAAAACCGCGTGAAATTGGCGGGTGGGAAAATACTTCCGTACGATCTGCTCATTATTGCGACAGGAACCAAGGTCCATCCGGAAGAAACGGAAGGGATGAAAGACGGAGGGTGGCATCAAAATATTTTTGATTTTTACACCATTGAAGGCACCCTGGCCCTGGCCAATTTTTTGAAATACTGGCAGGGCGGCCGGATGGTGCTCAACATTGTGGAAATGCCCATCAAATGTCCCGTGGCTCCGCTTGAATTTGTTTTTCTGGCGGATTGGTGGTTTACCGAACAGGGTATCCGCGACAAAGTGGAGATTTTTTTCGTCACACCGCTGCCGGGCGCCTTTACCAAACCCCGCGCAGCCAAATACCTGGGCAATTTTCTGGAGAAGAAAAACATCCACCTGATCCCTGATTTCAGCGTCGGAAGGGTGGACAGCACCTCCAACAAGATCATTTCATACGATGACAAGGAAGTGGACTACGATCTGCTGGTCACCATTCCAACCAATATGGGAGATGAACTGATCGCACGTTCAAATATGGGAGACGAACTCAATTTTATCCCGACGCATCCCAACACCCTGCAATCCAAAAACTACGAGAATATTTTTGTTCTTGGCGATGCCACGGATCTTCCCAGTTCCAAAGCGGGCTCTGTAGCCCATTTCGAATCGGAGATTTTATTCGAAAACATTTTGCGCGCCATTGACGGCCGTCCCCTTCTGCCCGAATTTGACGGACATGCCAACTGCTTTATCGAGTCGGGCTTTGGAAAGGGCATCCTCATTGACTTCAATTATGATGTGGAACCCCTCCCCGGAAAGTTTCCTCTCCCGGGAATCGGCCCCTTTTCGTTATTGGAAGAGACCAAAATGAATCACTGGGGCAAGATGTTATTTCGCTGGATGTACTGGAATCTCCTTCTAAAAGGAGCTGAGCTTCCTATTGAGGCACAAATGAACATGGCAGGAAAGAGGAAATAG
- a CDS encoding carbohydrate ABC transporter permease — translation MNARLKKIKNRLLKTATYLFLVLLAGTMLLPFFWMLMTSFMNELEVYSPTPKFLPEHFLWSNYKEALTMLPFGRFFLNTLIISVAVVAGQLLICSMAAFSFSRLQYRGRDKIFTLYLSTLMIPGIVTLIPAYLIVDSFHWLNTYWALIVPFLSSVWGIFLLRQFFLTLPRELEDAARIDGAGTWTIYWRIILPLSKPALATLGIFSFMGMWKEFLWPLVVTNQMDMRPVEVGIALFHSIYSTNWPYQMAAAVVVMLPIVLLFFFTQRYFV, via the coding sequence ATGAATGCACGACTAAAAAAAATAAAAAACAGGCTCCTAAAAACAGCAACCTACCTTTTTTTGGTTTTGCTTGCCGGTACCATGCTCCTTCCCTTTTTCTGGATGCTGATGACGTCTTTCATGAATGAGCTGGAGGTGTACAGTCCCACGCCCAAATTTTTACCGGAGCATTTTTTGTGGAGCAATTACAAAGAGGCGCTCACGATGCTGCCATTCGGCCGGTTTTTTCTGAATACGCTTATTATCAGTGTAGCTGTTGTCGCGGGACAGCTTCTCATTTGCTCAATGGCGGCCTTTTCATTTTCCCGCCTGCAGTACCGCGGCCGCGACAAAATTTTCACCCTCTATCTTTCCACCCTGATGATTCCCGGTATCGTGACGCTGATTCCGGCCTATTTGATCGTTGATTCTTTCCACTGGCTGAACACGTACTGGGCGCTGATTGTCCCCTTTCTCAGCAGCGTGTGGGGAATTTTCCTGCTGCGGCAGTTTTTCTTAACACTGCCCCGCGAGCTCGAAGATGCCGCCCGCATCGACGGCGCCGGTACCTGGACCATCTACTGGCGCATTATTTTACCCCTTTCCAAGCCGGCCCTGGCTACTCTGGGTATTTTTTCGTTTATGGGCATGTGGAAGGAATTCCTCTGGCCCCTGGTTGTGACCAACCAGATGGACATGCGGCCGGTGGAGGTGGGAATTGCCCTGTTTCACAGCATCTATTCCACCAACTGGCCCTACCAGATGGCCGCTGCCGTGGTCGTCATGCTTCCCATTGTGCTCCTTTTCTTCTTCACCCAGCGCTATTTTGT